The stretch of DNA GCAAATGCACTTCGATCAGCAAGGCCATAGGCATTGTCAGCGGGCTGCGCGAAGGTCTGGATCTGGAAAAGTGTGCTGATGAACTGGCCGATCTGGATGGACTGTACATCTACATGATGAAGCGTCTCGCCGAGGCCAACATCAACAGTGATCCGCGCATTCTTGATGAGGTCGCCGGCTTGCTGAGCACGGTAAAAGAAGGCTGGGATGCCATCGCTCCCGAGCCTGCTCCGCAGTTTTAAAGGAGAGCACCATGAGTCTTGTATTGCAGCGAATCGCAGATACCCGTGAAGCGTTGGTCAGCGCGCTGGCCGAGCGTAACTGGGAGGCCATTGGCGAGTTGGATCTGGCTTGCCGTTCCTGCATGGAAGACGTCATGGCCGAGGCCTCGCTGGATGAGGAGGCCTTGCGCAGTCACCTTGAGGAGTTGCTCCACGTGTACAAGGAGCTTCTTGAGGCCGCGATGGGTGAGCGGCAGGCGATAGCCAACGAGATGTCGCAGATCACCCAAGCGCAAAAGGCGGCAAAGGTTTACCATCTGTTTGGTTAATTAACCCCCAGTTAATCCAGACATGTGCGCCATAAATTTGACTGTGCACGGTTTTTTGACTTAACTAGTGGCTGTTTTCAGATTTCAGACGTCTACAGGCACAAGGTGTCCTGCAAGCGTCTCGCTTGCCCCATTTTTCGGGCATTGAGTTGACTAGGGAAGTTGCTATTGCATGTGGCGTGAAACCAAAATTCTGCTGATCGATGACGATAGCGTCCGCCGCCGCGACCTGGCGGTGATTTTAAATTTTCTTGGCGAAGAAAATTTACCCTGCGGCAGCCATGACTGGCAGCAGGCAGTCGGCTCTTTGTCGTCTAGTCGTGAGGTCATTTGCGTACTGATCGGGACGGTCAATGCTCCTGGTGCGCTTTTGGGCTTGCTAAAGACACTCTCAACCTGGGATGAGTTCCTTCCGGTTTTGTTGATGGGCGATAATTCTTCCGTTGACTTGCCTGAA from Pseudomonas sp. P8_229 encodes:
- the fliS gene encoding flagellar export chaperone FliS, which translates into the protein MNPMLALRQYQKVGAHAQTSEASPHRLVQMLMEGGLARIAQAKGAIERKDVPGKCTSISKAIGIVSGLREGLDLEKCADELADLDGLYIYMMKRLAEANINSDPRILDEVAGLLSTVKEGWDAIAPEPAPQF
- the fliT gene encoding flagellar protein FliT, encoding MSLVLQRIADTREALVSALAERNWEAIGELDLACRSCMEDVMAEASLDEEALRSHLEELLHVYKELLEAAMGERQAIANEMSQITQAQKAAKVYHLFG